CAGGGCCCAGGTGAAACGGATGTGACAGCAGTGGAGAGAAGAGCGGGAGGCGAAGACGCCAGCCTGGTACAACATCTGGTACCTGAGGTTAGGGTAGGGAGTAGGAGAGGACGCTCCTCCAGGGACCATCCCACTCCCCCAGGTCCCTACTGAGCAGGGCAGCCCCATCACCACGGCACCCTCCCAGCCCCCTGCCCTCGCTCCTCTTACCAGCGGTATTGCTGAGCGTGACTCAGGGAAGTGTTCCGGAAAAAGAGGAGTTCAAACTGCAGCAAAGACCAGACAGGGGAGATGGATGGGGCCGTTGGGGTCCCAGCCCCAGTCACCACCTCCACATCCCTCCCAGCACCCCTCACTCACAAGTCCCTGGTTGATGAAATATTCGGCAAAGTAAACCACGACCAAGGGGACAATGTACCACAGCAGACCCTGGAAAAGGCAGAAGATATAAGTGGGGGGCCCGGAGGTGAGCAACTCCCACGGGGACACACCCCAGCCATCATCCGAACCTTGAACACTGTCCACCTTTCCCGAAGGgagaggctggagctggagcctgCAGGGGAACAGAGAGAGAAGGGCAGATGAAGTTTTCACACTGAAGACTCGGCAAAGAGGCGCCGGTGTGACAGAATTAACCAGACCACGCAACAGTGGGAAGTGACTTACATGCCACTGGATtggacacttaaaaattgttaaaatggctgggcgcagtggctcacgcttgtaatcccagcaatttgggaggctgaggcaggcggatcacctgaggtcaggagttcaagatcaccctggccaacatggagaaaccacacctctactaaaaatacaaaaattagccgtgtgtggtggcgggtgcctgtaatcccagctactcaggtggctgaggcgggagaatcacttgaacccgggaggcagaggttgcagtgagctgagattgcgccatcgcactccagcctgggcaacaagagtgaactccgtctcagaaaaataaagtaagataaaaaaaaaaaaaaaatggtaaacttCGAGTAATATACATACTTTTTAccatgatggaaaaaaaaaagctaaccaGGTGAGACCTCTTCAtgtctctttttaaattgtttttattttttgagacagagtctcactcagttgcccaggcaggagtgcagtggtgcgatctcggctcactgcaacctccgcctcctgggttcaagcttaTCCCTTTGAACACTTCcaaaagatcacttgagctagaACATCCCAGCTTATCCCCACCGCAGGGCCTCAGCACTTGTGACTggaatgcctggcacatggtaagtactCAATTAatacctctccctccctccctttcttttctctttcttttcttttttatgacagggtcttgctctgttgcccaggatggactcaaactcctgagctcaagagatcctcctgcctcagcctcccaaagtgctgggacattacaggcgtgagcctctgtgctgGGCCTCAACAAGTATTTCTCAAATAGACAAAGGCTTTTCCCATAACCAGTACACTCACTCTCTTTCCCCTCATAACTGTGTCCATTGCAGAGAGGAAAAGGCCAAACCCAGAGAGAAAGTGACCTCTCTAAGGGTCTGTGTCTCCTACCTGGCTTCAACTCCGGGGCCTCGGTTCTTATGAGGGGCTGCCGGGCTGAGCTCTCTGCCTCTTCTTCCCCTCCAGGGTCCTGGGCCTCAGGAGATGTGAGCAACAAGAAATAGCTAGGAGTAGGATGAAGGCAGGGTCAGAGAACCCTACTGGCTGGGAAGGTCCCCAGGGACTGTTTAGGCCACTCTTTTCCCAGGGAACACCTCTACCTTTGAACACTTCCAAAGATGGGTAGCTCACCGCCTCTAAGGCGCCTACACTGTGCTGGAGAGCTCCAATTGTAGACAAAGGCTTCCTTCTTTGGAGCTGAATTTATCTCCTTGTTGTTACTATTCACGGGCCTTtgttttgttgtgattttttttcagagacagggtctttctccatcacccaggctggaatgcagtggtgtaatcatagctcactgcagcctcgacctcccaggctcaagcaatcctcctgcctcagcctcccaagtagctgggactacaggcatgtgccaccaagcccacctcatattttccattttttgtataaatggaatcttgctatgctgcccaggctggtctcaaatttctcaCCTCTAGTGGTCCTCCAGGTTCGGTCtactaaagcactgggattacagccataagccacTATGCTCAGCAGGTCCTCGTTTGGACTGCTGGCTCACACCAAGCGAGTCAGTTCTGTTTTCTGGCCATTATTATTCTAATGGTTGCTCTAGTTCCCATTAATTATACGTTCACTCTGTGCTAGGCCAGAACTTCCTCGATTTTAGTCACTTAGGTTCTGGCTTCATGTTATTTGCCATAtccactttatatatatatatatatatatatatatatatatataaatataaatataaatatttacttaatattttcctttaaatggaCTACCTGGACTTGTCCTAAGCACTAATCTTGTGAAGGGTCAGGTGTGATTGGCTAGTtcaaagtgtttccttttttttttgttttttttgagaggagtctcgctctgttgcccagcctggagtgcagtggcatgatctcggctcactgcaacctctgcctcctggcgattcttctgcctcagcctcccgagtagctgggactacaagcaagcgccactaagcctggctagtttttgtatttttagtagacatgggtttcaccccgccaccatgcctggccaaagtgCTTCCTAATATGTATGAAAATACAAGAACTAtatcaggccaggcatagtggctcacgcttgtattcccagcattatgggaggccaaggcaggcggatcacttgaggtcaggagttcaagaccagtctggccaacacagtgaaacccgtgtctactaaaaatataaaaaattagccaggcctggtggcatgggcctgtagtcccagctacttgggaggttgaggcaggagaatcactagagccCGGGAgactgaagttgcagtgagctgagatcacaccagccactgcactccagcctgagtgacagagagacttcatctcaaaaaaaaaaagaactaatcaAAGTCCACCCTCATCCTACTAATCACCTTGGGAACCACACTGTGCTGAATGCATTACCCTCGTCACCTCCCAGGAAAGCAAGAACGACTGCCATTTGAGATATGGGGAGACTGAGGGTTCAGAGAGGTGGAGTAACTTGTTCAACGCCACACAGCTAAAAAGTAGCAGCTCCAGGACTCACACCTGGGGCTATCAGAGTCCAGATTCCACCTCCCTTCAGAGCAAGGTAGGGACTTGAAGGTTGCAATCATaatcaagttttctttctttttttttttttcctgagacagagtcttactctgtcgcccgggctagagtgcaatggtgagatctcagctcactgccaccactgcctccagggttcaagcaatcctcctgcctcagcctcctgagtagttgggactccaggcacccgccaacacacgtggctaatttttgtatttttagtagagatggggtttcaccatgttggccaggctggtttcctgaccttaggcgatctgccctcctcggcctcctttcaaagtgctgggattacaggcgtgagccaccacgcctggccatggcCAAGTTTTCTCTCCTTGGATCCCTCTCCCTCCCAGTTCAGGGCAACTCACCTGGCCAGCAGCAGGGCAGGGATACCCAGCATGGACAGCAGGGTCTGCTGGGGggagaggccagcctgggtgaggcCCAGGTAGGACAGGGCCCCCAGCAGCCCAGCTCCCCCAGTCCCTGAGGACCACCAGGAGATCACAGCCCTGGGAAGGAGAACACAGGAGCATTCAGGAGGACCAAGGCCGACCATGTGACTGCCTCTCCCCACATTCCCTGCTCCACCTGCTTACCTGGGGTAGAAAGCAGTGAGGGAGAGGAAGGTGACCTCCCCGAGGCCTGATGAGATGCTAGCCAAGACCACACCTGGGGGGAGGACAAGCAACAGGGTGGTAACACCTCGCCTTGCCACATCGCCCAGGCCCCTAAGGTGTCTGGCCATGGCCTCCTCCATATCACCTCATAGAGGCTCCAACAGATCTTGTGTACAGGCCAGGTTCCAGGTCTGAAGCAGAGTCCCCCTCCCCTGTGTGTCACTTCATGGAAAGTGGCACCTCCATCCACCCAGTTATCAGACCAGGAGCAGACATGCACCCTTGATGTCTCTGCCCCTCCatgagtctttttctttttattttcttttctttttggagatggagtctcgccctgtcacccaggctggagtacagtggcgtgatctcggctcactgcaacctctgcctcccaggttcaggagattctccagcctcagcctcccgagtagctgggattacaggctcgtgccaccacacccagctaatttttgtatttttggtacagacagggtttctccatgttggccaggctggtttcgaactcctgacctcaggtgatctgcctgcctcggctttccaaaatgctgggattataggcatgagtcaacGTGCCCGGCCCATCACAGAGTCTTGACTTTGTTCACCTCAATCTCCGTctaattcatccatttttttcccatCTCCTCCACTGCCTACCCCTTCAAACTGTCCCAGTATCCCATCTCCTACTGCTGATAGCCCTAGCAGGCTTCTAAGAGTGACAGAATGAATCCCTTtcctctgggaggctggggagacTCTTCCCACAAATGCTCTAATGCGGTTCCCCAGGGACCCCCATCTGACACAGAATCGCACACTCACCACACAGGCTGGTTCCCACAGAATGAGAAAAGGCAACCAGGACGAAGCTTCCAGCAGCACAAATCCCACTGACAAGAACCCGGGGGCTGAGGGGGCCAGAA
The genomic region above belongs to Piliocolobus tephrosceles isolate RC106 chromosome 17, ASM277652v3, whole genome shotgun sequence and contains:
- the CLN3 gene encoding battenin isoform X1, translating into MGGCAGSRRRLSDSEGEETVPEPRLPLLDHQGAHWKNAVGFWLLGLCNNFSYVVMLSAAHDILSHERTSGNQSHVDPGPAPIPHNSSSRFDCNSVSTAAVLLADILPTLVIKLLAPLGLHLLPYSPRVLVSGICAAGSFVLVAFSHSVGTSLCGVVLASISSGLGEVTFLSLTAFYPRAVISWWSSGTGGAGLLGALSYLGLTQAGLSPQQTLLSMLGIPALLLASYFLLLTSPEAQDPGGEEEAESSARQPLIRTEAPELKPGSSSSLSLRERWTVFKGLLWYIVPLVVVYFAEYFINQGLFELLFFRNTSLSHAQQYRWYQMLYQAGVFASRSSLHCCHIRFTWALALLQCLNLAFLLADVWFGFLPSIYFVFLIILYEGLLGGAAYVNTFHNIALETSDEHREFAMAATCISDTLGISLSGLLALPLHDFLCQLS
- the CLN3 gene encoding battenin isoform X2, whose amino-acid sequence is MKMESGDRGKKKKRELIEGHRLLGLCNNFSYVVMLSAAHDILSHERTSGNQSHVDPGPAPIPHNSSSRFDCNSVSTAAVLLADILPTLVIKLLAPLGLHLLPYSPRVLVSGICAAGSFVLVAFSHSVGTSLCGVVLASISSGLGEVTFLSLTAFYPRAVISWWSSGTGGAGLLGALSYLGLTQAGLSPQQTLLSMLGIPALLLASYFLLLTSPEAQDPGGEEEAESSARQPLIRTEAPELKPGSSSSLSLRERWTVFKGLLWYIVPLVVVYFAEYFINQGLFELLFFRNTSLSHAQQYRWYQMLYQAGVFASRSSLHCCHIRFTWALALLQCLNLAFLLADVWFGFLPSIYFVFLIILYEGLLGGAAYVNTFHNIALETSDEHREFAMAATCISDTLGISLSGLLALPLHDFLCQLS
- the CLN3 gene encoding battenin isoform X3, which translates into the protein MTSLATRGHRETRAMWTQAQRPSPTTAHHDLTATLSLRLPRVLVSGICAAGSFVLVAFSHSVGTSLCGVVLASISSGLGEVTFLSLTAFYPRAVISWWSSGTGGAGLLGALSYLGLTQAGLSPQQTLLSMLGIPALLLASYFLLLTSPEAQDPGGEEEAESSARQPLIRTEAPELKPGSSSSLSLRERWTVFKGLLWYIVPLVVVYFAEYFINQGLFELLFFRNTSLSHAQQYRWYQMLYQAGVFASRSSLHCCHIRFTWALALLQCLNLAFLLADVWFGFLPSIYFVFLIILYEGLLGGAAYVNTFHNIALETSDEHREFAMAATCISDTLGISLSGLLALPLHDFLCQLS